The following are encoded together in the Planococcus antarcticus DSM 14505 genome:
- a CDS encoding HD-GYP domain-containing protein: MKGLDILKNGYLEKVNNESTFISLLGRGDGLEIIKQTVMKDKLIILFPGKDALVQEFFYILNGVLEVEIDGRKIQIKENDFISAKNLEETVHFTALTEVSFLSVSTAPVFYYLSEVINELKKIGETVEQKDRYTFNHSSRVANYAVKTASEMKLRREHMEKLFLASILHDIGKINIPEEVLKKPSKLTNEEFELVKKHPGDGTAMIRDTPYADIADIVEQHHERVNGRGYPHGLKGNEILIEAKIIGVCDTFDAMTEDRAYRSAFSAEYAMIEINSLIGIQYDEEVVRAFEQVLKEEGKLSE; this comes from the coding sequence ATGAAGGGCTTAGATATATTGAAAAATGGATATCTGGAGAAAGTGAATAATGAGTCCACCTTTATAAGCCTGCTTGGTCGTGGTGATGGTCTTGAAATAATTAAACAAACAGTGATGAAGGATAAGCTAATTATTCTTTTTCCTGGTAAAGATGCATTAGTTCAAGAATTTTTTTATATATTAAATGGGGTTTTAGAAGTAGAAATTGATGGCAGGAAAATTCAAATAAAAGAAAATGATTTTATTTCTGCTAAAAATTTAGAAGAAACGGTTCATTTTACTGCTTTAACAGAAGTAAGCTTCTTATCTGTCTCTACTGCTCCTGTTTTTTACTACCTTAGTGAAGTTATTAATGAGCTTAAAAAAATAGGAGAGACTGTTGAACAAAAGGATCGTTACACTTTTAACCATAGTTCTCGTGTGGCTAATTATGCTGTAAAAACGGCATCTGAAATGAAATTGAGAAGAGAACATATGGAGAAGCTGTTTTTAGCTTCAATCCTACACGACATCGGCAAAATCAATATTCCAGAAGAAGTCTTGAAAAAGCCAAGCAAATTAACAAATGAAGAATTTGAATTGGTGAAAAAGCACCCGGGCGACGGGACTGCCATGATTCGTGATACACCTTACGCAGACATTGCAGATATCGTCGAACAGCATCACGAGCGTGTTAATGGAAGAGGGTACCCTCATGGACTAAAAGGCAATGAAATATTGATAGAAGCAAAAATTATCGGAGTTTGTGATACCTTCGATGCGATGACTGAGGACAGGGCATATCGATCTGCATTTTCTGCTGAATATGCAATGATTGAAATTAACAGCCTGATTGGGATTCAATACGACGAGGAAGTTGTTAGGGCTTTCGAGCAGGTTTTGAAAGAAGAAGGAAAACTAAGTGAATAG
- a CDS encoding circularly permuted type 2 ATP-grasp protein, translated as MFKTYATGAFFDEMFTPHGKPKSHYRKFFDVLQSFSTEELREKHETAQLSFLRQGITFTVYNNNVGTERTMPFDFIPIIIPSEEWEVVEKGMIQRAEALNQFLEDVYQDKRILRDGIVPRRLVEENPYYYDEQVKGIDIPLKNHIFLAGIDLIRDENGKYHVLEDNLRNPSGLSYVYQNRYVMRQVYPEFFASQSVHTLEHQLSHLHQAILDHAPESRKEKAFAVLLTPGMYNSAYYDHVFLAQQMGMDLVEGRDLIVKKNIVYMKSIRGLKRVDIIYRRIDDDYLDPEAFLAESALGVPGLLMAYRKGNVAILNGIGNGVADDKAIYAYVPDIIRYYLGEEPIIDNVKTYLLDNPEEREWVLDHLNELVVKNVGASGGYDMLVGPHASEKLIEEFRKKIIETPHQYIAQPTIKLSRAPAYQGEAFYPCHVDLRVFVVRGVDTHVMPGGLSRVALKEGSLVVNSSQGGGGKDTWVFKKREEEGDD; from the coding sequence TTGTTTAAAACTTATGCAACAGGAGCATTTTTCGATGAGATGTTCACACCCCATGGAAAACCAAAATCGCATTATCGAAAATTTTTCGATGTACTTCAAAGTTTTTCAACAGAAGAACTGAGAGAAAAGCATGAAACAGCTCAGCTATCGTTTTTGAGACAAGGTATTACGTTTACGGTTTACAACAATAATGTAGGAACAGAAAGAACGATGCCTTTTGACTTTATTCCCATCATCATTCCCTCCGAAGAATGGGAAGTGGTAGAAAAAGGAATGATTCAGCGGGCGGAAGCGCTCAATCAGTTTTTGGAAGATGTCTATCAGGACAAGCGTATTCTGCGTGATGGAATTGTTCCAAGACGGTTAGTTGAGGAAAATCCGTATTACTACGATGAACAAGTCAAGGGCATTGATATTCCGCTGAAAAATCATATCTTTTTGGCAGGAATCGATTTGATTCGTGACGAAAACGGAAAATACCATGTGCTTGAAGATAATTTGCGCAATCCATCCGGGTTGTCTTATGTTTATCAAAATCGATACGTTATGCGTCAGGTTTATCCTGAGTTTTTCGCTAGCCAATCGGTTCATACTCTTGAGCACCAGCTTTCCCATTTGCACCAAGCGATACTCGATCATGCGCCAGAATCAAGAAAAGAGAAAGCTTTTGCCGTTTTGTTGACACCGGGAATGTATAATTCTGCTTATTATGACCATGTGTTTTTAGCACAGCAGATGGGAATGGATTTGGTCGAAGGAAGAGACCTGATCGTTAAAAAGAACATTGTCTATATGAAGTCGATTCGGGGCTTGAAGCGTGTAGATATCATTTATCGCCGAATTGACGACGATTATTTGGATCCTGAAGCATTTCTGGCTGAATCTGCACTGGGTGTTCCCGGTCTGTTGATGGCCTATAGAAAAGGCAACGTTGCCATTTTAAATGGTATTGGCAATGGCGTAGCAGACGACAAAGCGATTTACGCATATGTGCCGGACATAATTCGATATTACTTGGGAGAAGAGCCGATCATCGATAACGTGAAAACCTACTTGCTGGACAATCCGGAAGAGCGGGAATGGGTGCTGGATCACTTAAACGAATTGGTGGTCAAGAATGTTGGCGCTTCGGGTGGCTACGATATGTTGGTCGGACCGCACGCATCTGAAAAACTGATTGAGGAATTCCGTAAAAAAATCATTGAGACTCCTCACCAGTATATTGCCCAGCCTACCATCAAATTATCCAGGGCTCCAGCATATCAGGGAGAAGCATTTTATCCTTGCCATGTCGATTTAAGGGTTTTTGTGGTTCGCGGAGTGGATACACACGTTATGCCGGGCGGACTTTCCCGCGTCGCGTTAAAAGAAGGCTCGCTGGTTGTGAACTCATCCCAAGGCGGCGGAGGCAAGGACACGTGGGTGTTCAAGAAAAGAGAAGAAGAGGGGGACGACTGA
- a CDS encoding alpha-E domain-containing protein, producing MLSRVANSLYWMSRNVERAENNARILDVQLLQMIEASDEELIRDSDWKLIYEICASTETMKQIKSLPSYQEDQLVHYLAMEEANSNSVASCVKIVRENARISRDHIPDDYWEAWNGCYLILMEIDQKSCTVKEMRKFLEQVKLTSLITQGIVESAMSRGVSYQIIKIGKWLERAEKTARILNVVCERTRERVVEAQSEDYYYWLAALRMTNGYNAYLKMNPPQMNPKKVLAFLIANPNFPRSIRYCLTHVRKAIDELEGGKISHYSWELYAKLDQLQEEFEEISIDELNSDEIMDFLNDFQNGCNEVGEVFSKTYYLSDSETNPMEFSQSQSMGTKGITSMKYKVEHTNIFEYETIVDQSMNSIRLKPRTDECQRLLSYRAEITPASLTKEHIDIWGNHVETFFIAEHHQHLEVKTTSIVSIQKSPFIHRIDYSPEMNAIFHSQLFREHYLAFLSNTAYTYLTIDHMKQIDRELGIMKNPVQYAIDVMEYIHQHFTYDGESTTVDTKAEESFDLRKGVCQDITHVMLGILRSKYIPARYVSGYLYVGENSALVGDAASHAWVEVMVPGIGWVGLDPTNNVEALENHIRVGVGRDYNDVSPVQGVYRGGSQSLDVKVSVSLMDQ from the coding sequence ATGCTTAGCCGTGTAGCGAATTCTTTGTATTGGATGTCGAGAAACGTTGAAAGAGCCGAGAACAACGCCCGAATTCTAGATGTGCAATTATTGCAAATGATCGAAGCCTCTGATGAAGAGCTAATTCGGGACAGTGATTGGAAGCTGATTTATGAAATTTGTGCTTCAACTGAAACGATGAAACAAATTAAATCACTGCCAAGTTATCAGGAAGATCAGCTTGTCCATTATTTAGCTATGGAAGAAGCCAATTCTAATTCTGTAGCAAGCTGTGTGAAAATTGTTCGTGAAAATGCAAGAATCAGCCGGGATCACATTCCGGATGATTACTGGGAAGCCTGGAACGGTTGTTATTTAATCTTGATGGAAATAGATCAAAAAAGCTGTACAGTCAAAGAAATGCGCAAATTTCTCGAACAAGTTAAATTAACATCGCTCATTACCCAAGGGATTGTTGAATCTGCTATGTCTCGAGGAGTCTCATATCAAATTATCAAAATTGGTAAGTGGCTTGAACGTGCTGAAAAAACAGCGCGAATCTTAAATGTGGTATGCGAGCGGACAAGAGAACGTGTAGTAGAAGCTCAGTCTGAAGATTATTATTATTGGTTGGCTGCTTTGCGGATGACGAACGGTTACAATGCCTATTTGAAAATGAACCCTCCACAGATGAATCCGAAGAAAGTCTTGGCTTTCCTTATTGCCAATCCAAACTTTCCAAGGTCAATTCGTTACTGCCTGACGCATGTGCGTAAAGCAATCGATGAACTGGAGGGCGGTAAAATCTCTCATTACTCATGGGAGCTTTATGCAAAGTTAGACCAATTGCAGGAAGAGTTTGAAGAAATCAGTATAGATGAGCTAAACTCGGATGAAATCATGGATTTTCTAAATGATTTTCAGAATGGTTGTAATGAAGTGGGAGAAGTCTTTTCGAAAACCTATTATTTGAGCGATTCGGAGACGAACCCGATGGAGTTCAGCCAATCACAGAGCATGGGCACGAAAGGAATAACTTCGATGAAATATAAAGTAGAGCACACAAATATATTTGAATATGAAACCATTGTGGACCAAAGCATGAACTCAATTCGGCTAAAACCGAGAACAGATGAATGTCAGCGGTTGTTGTCTTATCGTGCGGAAATCACACCGGCTTCTCTCACAAAAGAACACATCGATATTTGGGGCAACCATGTTGAGACCTTTTTTATCGCGGAGCATCATCAACATTTGGAAGTAAAGACAACATCAATTGTCAGTATCCAAAAAAGTCCATTTATCCATCGGATTGATTATTCACCAGAAATGAACGCCATTTTTCATTCGCAATTATTTAGAGAGCATTATTTAGCATTTTTAAGCAACACCGCATATACGTATTTGACGATCGATCACATGAAACAAATTGACCGAGAGCTCGGTATAATGAAAAACCCTGTGCAATACGCTATTGATGTAATGGAATATATTCATCAACATTTTACCTACGATGGCGAATCAACAACCGTCGACACGAAAGCGGAGGAATCCTTTGATCTAAGAAAAGGGGTTTGCCAGGATATTACCCATGTCATGCTGGGAATTCTTCGCAGCAAGTATATTCCAGCCCGTTACGTAAGTGGGTATTTGTACGTTGGTGAAAACTCTGCACTCGTTGGAGATGCTGCAAGCCATGCGTGGGTGGAAGTGATGGTTCCAGGCATCGGCTGGGTCGGTTTGGACCCGACTAACAACGTAGAAGCACTGGAAAATCATATCCGAGTAGGTGTTGGTCGCGATTACAACGACGTTAGCCCGGTACAAGGAGTTTACCGGGGGGGAAGCCAATCATTGGATGTTAAAGTCTCTGTAAGCTTGATGGATCAATAG
- a CDS encoding DEAD/DEAH box helicase, whose amino-acid sequence MDNNRFSEYGVSEPIVKALEGLGYTEPTEVQRKVIPVALSKTDLTVKSQTGSGKTAAFGIPICELVDWEENKPQALILTPTRELADQVKEDLTNIGRFKRIKAAAVYGKQPFAYQQAELKQKCHVVVGTPGRVFDHIERGTLNLEQIEYLVLDEADEMLNMGFVEQVEAIINKLPKQRTTMLFSATLPENVEKLQKKYMIDPQHIEIASAENLTAQIDHSLFVVAEQKKFALLRDVTIIENPDSCIIFCRTKDNVDFVMEQLEKHYYTCDKLHGGMLQEDRTAVMNDFKRGEFRYLVATDVASRGIDIDSISHVINYDLPMEKESYVHRAGRTGRAGKTGKAISFVTPNEDKFLAEIEDYIGFEIPRRTSPSTYEVEEATLAFTEKLESRPKLKKNKNEQVNKDILKLYFNGGKKKKLRAFDFVGTLTSIPGVTAEDIGIIKIQDTVTYIDILNGKGPMVLKAMKDKTVKGKTLKVHKANK is encoded by the coding sequence ATGGACAATAATAGATTTAGTGAATACGGAGTAAGTGAACCAATAGTAAAGGCTCTTGAAGGATTAGGCTACACAGAACCAACAGAAGTACAAAGAAAAGTTATTCCAGTCGCACTGTCCAAGACTGACTTAACAGTAAAGTCCCAAACAGGTAGTGGTAAAACAGCAGCATTTGGAATTCCGATTTGTGAATTGGTCGATTGGGAAGAAAACAAACCGCAGGCATTGATTTTGACGCCCACACGCGAACTGGCAGATCAGGTAAAAGAAGATCTGACAAACATCGGGCGGTTTAAACGCATTAAAGCCGCCGCTGTTTATGGCAAGCAGCCTTTCGCTTACCAGCAGGCTGAACTGAAACAGAAATGCCACGTGGTTGTCGGAACGCCTGGCCGTGTTTTCGATCATATCGAGCGCGGGACATTGAACCTGGAGCAAATAGAATATCTGGTTCTTGATGAAGCGGATGAAATGCTGAATATGGGCTTTGTGGAACAAGTGGAAGCGATCATCAACAAATTGCCGAAACAACGGACCACTATGCTATTTTCAGCGACTTTGCCTGAAAATGTTGAAAAACTGCAGAAAAAATATATGATCGATCCTCAGCATATCGAAATTGCTTCTGCAGAAAACCTGACTGCCCAAATCGACCATTCACTATTCGTCGTGGCAGAGCAGAAAAAATTTGCCTTATTGCGTGACGTGACCATCATTGAAAATCCGGATAGCTGCATCATTTTCTGTCGGACAAAAGACAATGTCGATTTTGTTATGGAACAATTGGAGAAGCATTATTACACATGTGACAAATTGCATGGCGGCATGCTGCAGGAAGACCGGACAGCGGTCATGAACGACTTTAAACGTGGTGAGTTCCGCTATTTGGTGGCGACTGATGTCGCGTCACGTGGAATTGATATCGACAGCATTTCGCATGTCATCAACTACGATCTGCCCATGGAAAAAGAAAGCTATGTGCATCGTGCAGGCCGTACCGGACGTGCGGGGAAAACAGGAAAGGCGATTTCATTCGTCACACCAAATGAAGACAAGTTTTTAGCAGAGATTGAAGACTATATCGGTTTTGAAATTCCACGCAGAACGTCACCTTCTACTTATGAAGTAGAAGAAGCGACGCTAGCTTTCACAGAGAAACTCGAAAGTCGTCCGAAGTTGAAGAAAAATAAAAATGAGCAAGTCAATAAGGACATTCTGAAGCTATACTTTAATGGTGGTAAGAAAAAGAAACTTCGTGCTTTTGATTTTGTCGGAACTTTAACAAGTATTCCAGGGGTTACAGCTGAAGATATCGGGATCATCAAAATTCAAGATACGGTGACGTATATCGATATTCTAAATGGCAAAGGTCCGATGGTGTTGAAAGCGATGAAAGACAAAACGGTAAAAGGAAAAACGCTGAAAGTGCATAAAGCGAATAAGTAA